From Rhopalosiphum padi isolate XX-2018 chromosome 2, ASM2088224v1, whole genome shotgun sequence:
GTATACAATACgaaacatttttagaatttacaaTAGTTTTACAGTCTGGAATTTAtaccaaaacaatattattaacattgttctttgtatttaaatgtaatggTTACTTATTCTAAGCTATACCTTTTGTATTATCACTACTATGATCACTGCCATAGATCATTAAATCTATTGCCTAAGAACAAAACCTATGATGCACGTTTGATATATAGCCAAGCccagtgtttaaaatatatttcgtcaACTAAAatagagtaaaatataatatattttaggtattaaaataatacttaaaattgtttacctGTTCGTCATCGTCCCAGCCAACATAACTTTTGAAGCTATTTGTTAATCGATTTTCATTCATCATTAAAGCTACCTCATATCTATGCATTAGGTTAATTTTTTCAcaacaaaatgttatttaaaacaaataaaatttaataatcgacaaactagtaataaaaaacatatcagAGTATAGTTTAATGACATCAACAactaactaattaattatttatacatttatatcacgATTTAGGAtgaatgataattattgtaaatcgtCGTTTATTCGTTTAGAATATGGAATTACAGgtatataaacctatatatttataaatgtatgtaaagaatataatatattatatgaattgataaagttttaagtaataacaattaataatattttgatattttcaacaatttaaaaaaattataaaacataaccaaaaaatataacaacaaaaacaatatgataagATTGATAAGCAAGATGTATAACATACCATTGAGCAATATTTTACTCTATGTAACATACCTTCTGATAATGTCTGGGGAACTAGTGTCGTCGGTAAATGACTATTAAGCCCATAGGGCATAGAccatttactattaaaaaaaaaaaaaaaaaatagtaggtatatgatTTAGCCACGaccactaaaataatatagttaaataatcatattacgttatttacaatttttatgtacaaaagtTGTTCAATATGATATGACCCCCGTTAAGTTCAATGCACTTTTCCATGCGACGATGTGATGAATTCCAAGTTTTTCCCAACAAATTTGCGGGTGTTTGACGAATAATAtcagctatattattaattctcaTTAAAAGTTTTTTCTCGATTATTCACTTCTTTAGCATAAACTTGTTCTTTCATAAAATCCCATACCAGAATTTCAgtattaaatacacaaataattgaTTCCTTTTATCTCTAACTTATGACATTATGGATAAAagttaccatattttatttatcatacactTAAAACGCGTAACATGACAATAAATTAGATCACTTCAAGCTCTGTTAACCCTAATTGTGTTATTAATTCATCGTTTTAATTAgtttacaatgtaaatatataacataagcaATGTGTTAATTAATCATATATGTTAAATGACAACAAATAACTACCACCACTGTTAATCTTTGCAGTTTTCTGAGTTCTCATGCAAATCGAAGTGTCAcaccactttttttttagtCGGTGATTTGAGCGTGAAAAACGCACGACAAGCTTAAAACCGATGTGACGTTTCGACTCGTATGAGAATATTGCAAAAAATACAACTAGagtgtttatttttacttttaagataatataaaaataaaataaaaaaaacccagaTTTTCAAGATAGAAAAAAAGTTTCTATAAAATCATTCATCGCAGTGAGTACGCCGAGTACTGGCGAGTACACGTATACTAATACTAGTGACTTCATTTTAGAAACACTATGCTAAACATTTCCAATAAGATTTATACCTGAAAAATAGTGAGGTTGAGGTGAGGTGACCAGACAGTTGACCCAAATTCAAACTGCGACTTGCCGACTTAACGAGTTCAAATGTAAGGCAAATAGCCTAACCTAATGTTTTGAGGAcattggtattttaaatttttaaattaaccgtgcttttattaataaatcttaGCATCTTAACACTTTAACAGTATACAAAAGAATGTTGTAATTTACTTTATCAGATGCTTTTTGAAGTcagtataaaactattaatagtaTACATTAATTAAGAGCCGAAAgtctaataaagtaattaagtaaattattagtcAAAGTCAACATATATATCCAGAAACCATGTTGATTTTTAGTAGGTAACaagatattcaaatatttttggaataagAGCTCCCCCTCCCCCTTGGTTATGCAACTGATTTATAATTAGTGACATTATGTTTATCTCTTGACTCGTGTATTGGTGTTACAAAagattttttccaaatattatgAAAGTAACTGAAGCTTaatgatttattgaaaatttaatgaagCGGCTGTCCACCAACTACAGagttacacaattttaaaaacgtagTTGGTGTACTGGTTAACTCGTTGTATCGGTTCCACACCCCACGAATCGAGGACGAAAAGTTCGGCGACAAAAAgtctgttttaaaaaaagttggacaAAAAGTCAAGATTCAGTTTTTATAGTCGAACAAAAAGTCCGAGCACATTTTTAGGGTCGGACAAAAAgtccaaaaattaatatttattttaaatatttaaaaatgtttttacacatattatattattatatttttgtataactatcaaaaatataacggaaatccactatagttaggtatctattatagtaatgacaaatttatatatttttttttaattttagtttaattgacttgtttataaataaaataaaattcattgtttgttgatatgtatttagttacaaataaatgttgataCTGTTGTTCCTAAGATATTGTGtgattgtacatttgtacctatgttaatttttttaaatacatgtatctatacgtacctattaaaattaataataaattatataattataaattaaaataagaaaatttaatattataatgtatatgatgtctacaaacatttttaaatttttaaataaatattatattctataaaatattttgtatttcggactttttgtccgacTATAAAAACTGAATCCGGACTATTAGTCCGACTTTTTTTATAATGGACTTTTTGACAGATTACCACACCCCACGTATTACATTGACAAATATcatgtattgatataaattaataattattatattataacagtatgtGTAAGATGATCTACAAGTTGTATAAAACTTTACTATAACAACACCCATATCAATACCCTAAATACGTccttgcaattattttttataattttatattttaatataataaatattctagcttgaataatattaacaagCTAGGTCCAACATAGCCACATGCATATTCAATAAACtgttacattttaacatttaaactaataaaaaaaataagcaatgattattttttaatgttggttttgatttatcatttatttgtaaataaataataaataatagttaagctttttgaaataataaaactatacatatgttgtaaatattttattaactttttatatgctctatactacaatatttattcatttattttattcgtctGGAATTGTAGGTTTATAATATTCCTTAACATTTTCTGGTAATGATTTAATTTCGAATGCGCCAATTTCattcaataattgattttttgcatAGAAATATTGTCGGAACCAATTAATATGATCTTTCTTTTCTTCAACAGACAAAAATGGATTTTTTGACAAACCAACACATACTAATTCCATAAAATGTCTAATTGGTCCTTTTTTTGGACACCATTCATCAATTAATGGTTCTAAAAATACATGTTCagcaaaaaatacattatgttcATCATTCATACCTTGTTCGTTATTAATAGGAAATTTCCACAATTTTCCTTGTTCTGTCCAAATAATCAtttgttcataaatattttttggtggATGTGTTACTGCTGTTTGTAAACTTTTTTCATGTAATCTTTCCCAAGTAGGCAAGATTGGAATGTCTTTATTCTTGTCAAATTCTTTAAATATACCAAGTGGATCACTGCTAAATAAACTAATTGGCACATAATTATCCATTGGCTTTTTGTACTTTTTAGTTCTTTGATGATCACCAGAACCATGGCCTAACAATTCTTTTACTCGTTGGGCTCTATCAACATTGCTAAACTTTAGGGACACTTCCTTTGGTTGAGAACGATCAATTTTCATTCCCGATAGTAGATCATCTAATTGAACAGAAGATTTCACCTTTTTTTCAGAAGAATCATTAGGTTCATTGTTGTAAATCCTCAGCAAATTTAATAAGTCcgatttagttttatttgtatcaCCTCCAATTGATTGAGCAACTTTGGTGGCTGCATCAGATAATTTTTCGCCTAATGGTTTGTTCTGTTTGGATTCAtcaatatcttttttattttgttctgcTTTCCTTGCCATTTGTCTAGGTTGTGCCAAATCAATGGTTTTAGATTGTTGAGGAACCATATTGGTGTCATTTCCTTTCTTCATAGTTTTCAGTAgattatttagtttttcaaCAGCTGATtggttattttttgaattattatcatcatctgaTTTGAAACGTTGAGTTAAACAAAAAACGCCACGAATAGTATTACGTTTTGAACCATTAATATATGGTATGCACTTGATAGATAGGGTGGGATtcattttgatatatattatgttactgaaAATTCCCTAAAATTAATTGAAGACATTAACATTAATAGGATTCTTAAATAacacaatgaaaaatataaataaaaaggttaTTCAGAATgaaatagaaaacaaaaacaatcttTCTTCTTACTTGTGTTTTCGAGGAGTTCCAACTTCACAAtatcaactttaaaaataaaaaaattaactttacagTTTACATGCTATTATGTTAGCACGATGAATTTACTTtatacattgattaaatattgatatttaatcaatgcttCATGtctgtaaataataacattgattataatatctttagttaatgataacaataatgattactgtgataatattactaatatttattatttatgcctACAAAGTACAAGAGATAAAATAAGACACAATATGACTTTACTGAATTATACTGTAAGTTGTTCTGtggttatactattttttttatataagatttATGCCAAAACCAGTGTTTTAAATCGTGTTTGCAACTCTGATAACAGTACGATAAatcaaaataagtaataagtgaTAAAAATTAACTGAATCTTGGACATTCTCaaattgtcaataataaaaaatattggtattattaGTAATAGTCTTCTCATTTTTGGATTCTGAATACTCATGATTGTGATTCATGTCGTATTTTTGTTTATGAACTGAAATACGGAATGACAGAATAACAAATATATGTTTTGGGACCTGAAGCAGTTGAAGCTTCTGTAGACACCACTTATCTAACTTAAATCCCCAACCACTATAGGATCAGCATAGTTTAGGATACTGTAAGAGTGTAAGAATTGTTAATTACCAACTTTCAAACACAGCATGGAATTGTATAAAGTAAAGCTGGTCTCAGCAAAGAAtagataaagtataataatttagtcaGTCTATGTTAATAGAGAgaacaaatgaaataatttgGAATAAGGTTTTAAATTCTATaggtatttgataaaattactgttttgcacaaaataatttgtaaggtTCATCATCTGATAACTACTAtagaatagaaaattaaatttattctgtgACACTCGTAGAGTAAAGAATATTGTACATGAAAGAATTTGGAACAAGGTTTGTTATGTGATCAGACTAATGTAGAAAGGggttgtgtaatgtgtataataggaTTGGATAAAAGTGAGATCACTAGAAAGgcataattgtaaataaaagcTTATTATGTTCTTAATGAAAGTATTCttaggtataaggtatataaactaagatacaaatataaattaaaataactatataccttttacattttatttatttatattaattaaacaaaatttaatattgatataaaatttaatgattacagttcattatttttaatgaatcatttatattaatgacattatatataaataacaatgtttttatgtttcttCAGAACGAGCTTCCAAAATCAGCATATATCAACAATTATATAACCAATGTTTTAGCTGGGTTCTAATATACTattaggaattaaaaaaaaaaaaatttaaaatgttagcgttcattgtttatttttaatcaaatataataacatcaatTGTTACACACAAATCtcttaacattaaaaatgaacATAGGTATTCTTTAACAGTTCAGTaactttttttaactaataaattataatgcataataaacaTACAATGTAACATaaacttaaacatattaaaatgattgttactaagtattaacaataataataaattacaagttattaatatttgtatagtatttaCGCTAGTATTCTTTTGGCATTGAAAAgaaaattatcttaattattacagtttaaaacttaatgaaaaaacataaataaaacttaaagacATAAGTAAACTATCCATTATGCATTTTAtgcaatttaagtttttttttatttataatatgggcataatttaaatattaacagtggcagtttttttttatatatataaaataaatgttactaaaatatatgcaaaatagattatattattattcaacataaataatgaaataaaaataaacatttttataaaaaaaaaataataataccaagaactttttatacattaaaaatcattttggccagtaaatcattaaacattatcaaaattataaaaacaaattattgtataaaaaagaatttaaattatatttgttttatatgataaaatataaatataacataaacattacattttaattgtttaatataaaaacataatgtacctaatgttgttaaacaatattagttgttatattaattgcatatgagaacatttaaaaattatcaacattatgTAACCTGAGAAGTATTCAAATTAAAGatccatatttttcatttttttctgtaataaaaggactttaataataaagtttgtaatcatacaattttaaacaatattttttgcagGCCAAAATGAATTTTAGAAGTATAATGACAATATGACAACTTCAATTTATATGCACAAtgtgcaaaataataaaacgtaaacCATGATAATAAAGAATGCTGTATCACAGCCTGTGACGaagaaatatttatcataccACAAATaacttatgttatttataactaGCGTAACAATAGaaaaatcacatatttttataaaacgtatacaataaaaattcacagactttatataaaataatttgagaccctttatacaaaaaaaaaaaaaaactataattatcatCACAGAGTTCAAGTTACTATCTAAACATAGAAAAAAACAGAGTAAAGTAAGTTACAATATTGTACTTTCAAAATGAATAGTAACGCTTTGACTTTTGTCCAACCAGACGCCTTTTATGCCACGTGCTTAAAGCTATTGGAACTCGTTTAGAAGTAGTGGTAATTCTTTTAGTTGGGGAACATTGAGTAGACCGTGTTTTTGTACAGCTGGCTAAGTATTCtcttttaaattgtaaagaaGAGAGCTCAGTTAACTCtgacatttttaatgtaatattcttGTACACATCAATAGCGTTTGGTCGATTAAGAGGATTGGGGTCAATCATATTTGCTATAAGTAAACTTAATCCAAAATCTTCTATATCTGGTACAAATCCATCTCTTAAAAAATGCCATTCTGGCCCATCACTTGGCAATCTTAAAGCTGAAACAGCTTCATATGCAGTCATTCCTAACGAAAATATATCAACTTTCATAATTGTTGAACTATCAAATTTTCCACTTAACATTTCTTTAGGTAAATATCGGCCATCGCCATCTTCCACATCACTTAAATTGTCTGTATGTGCTACATGACCGAGATcaccaattttgtaaattatatctcTATCAACTTTATCTTCATCTTTTTCCAGGAATTTAGAATGACTTATCATGATATTTGCAGGTTTTATGTCCAAATGAACCATTTTTGATGTATGCATATAATGAAGACCACTTGATAAATGAGATAATAGGCGCTCGATGGCAGCATCATTGAAATTGTGGTGTTTTGTAAATATCATTTCATCTAGATTTCCACCATCACAATATTCTAGTTGTATAAAAACTGAATTACTCTCATTCCATGCAGAATGATAAGCAACTATATTTGGATGACTAAATAAAGCAGCATTTGCATATACTTCTTTACGAGCATAATTTTCTCGTCTAGTTCCTACTACTTtcttaagtgtttttttaatagcataTGGCATTCCTTCTAGCATATTAATACACTTATAAACCTCACCAAAATCTCCTTTTCCAATAAGATCTTCCactttgaattctttaaaatatctaGATACTTTAAGATCAGTTAGTTCAACATTTGTTAAATCTTTAGACCAGTTGTCAAGTGTTGAtgattcattattgttattgttgttattattatttgtccatTTTAACCGTAGGTCAGTTGCTGCAGGAGAGAATGGGTTAATGCTAAATTGTTTAGGTTTAGATATTGTTGCTTCATTGAGTAATTGGTTTGAATttctattttcaaataatttagattttatagaaGAATGGGATCGATCTAATATACCTTCTTCCAATTTAAGGACACGAATCCTTTTTATAGGAGGCGAATAGGATAATTCATCCTTTTGAGGTGAATCAGCTTTTGAAGGTGAAGCTAAATGCTCAGCAAACCTTAATGGAAGTGCCGATCGATGTTTTCGACTGGCGGGTGTCATGGGTGGAATATGTTGAACATGGTTAGGTGGTGTTTTAGGCGATTCTTGAATGTTGGCAGCAATAAGGCAAGGTGAAGACTCATCAGAGTCACTGAAATTTAAACGTCTAGGTAACAATGTAACTGGACTGAAAAACCGTTGTATGTCCACTCCGTCCATGTTTGGTCAAATGAATTGCAATTTCTTTCAGATATAATATGTCAACATACAAATTGAACATTGTTATTCAAGTCTTCAATTACACAAAACctgaaaaaatatgttaaaatagatTTCATTATCATgaacttgttaaaaaaaatattatctttataatatttaatgtttagataCAACATAActgataatatgaaaaataaagaattatcaACTTCaaggattaaataattttgtaaactaCCCATTTTtcttataggtaaatatatataaaaaaaataggc
This genomic window contains:
- the LOC132922233 gene encoding small ribosomal subunit protein mS31, with the protein product MNPTLSIKCIPYINGSKRNTIRGVFCLTQRFKSDDDNNSKNNQSAVEKLNNLLKTMKKGNDTNMVPQQSKTIDLAQPRQMARKAEQNKKDIDESKQNKPLGEKLSDAATKVAQSIGGDTNKTKSDLLNLLRIYNNEPNDSSEKKVKSSVQLDDLLSGMKIDRSQPKEVSLKFSNVDRAQRVKELLGHGSGDHQRTKKYKKPMDNYVPISLFSSDPLGIFKEFDKNKDIPILPTWERLHEKSLQTAVTHPPKNIYEQMIIWTEQGKLWKFPINNEQGMNDEHNVFFAEHVFLEPLIDEWCPKKGPIRHFMELVCVGLSKNPFLSVEEKKDHINWFRQYFYAKNQLLNEIGAFEIKSLPENVKEYYKPTIPDE
- the LOC132921755 gene encoding wee1-like protein kinase; its protein translation is MDGVDIQRFFSPVTLLPRRLNFSDSDESSPCLIAANIQESPKTPPNHVQHIPPMTPASRKHRSALPLRFAEHLASPSKADSPQKDELSYSPPIKRIRVLKLEEGILDRSHSSIKSKLFENRNSNQLLNEATISKPKQFSINPFSPAATDLRLKWTNNNNNNNNNESSTLDNWSKDLTNVELTDLKVSRYFKEFKVEDLIGKGDFGEVYKCINMLEGMPYAIKKTLKKVVGTRRENYARKEVYANAALFSHPNIVAYHSAWNESNSVFIQLEYCDGGNLDEMIFTKHHNFNDAAIERLLSHLSSGLHYMHTSKMVHLDIKPANIMISHSKFLEKDEDKVDRDIIYKIGDLGHVAHTDNLSDVEDGDGRYLPKEMLSGKFDSSTIMKVDIFSLGMTAYEAVSALRLPSDGPEWHFLRDGFVPDIEDFGLSLLIANMIDPNPLNRPNAIDVYKNITLKMSELTELSSLQFKREYLASCTKTRSTQCSPTKRITTTSKRVPIALSTWHKRRLVGQKSKRYYSF